Below is a window of Pseudodesulfovibrio sp. 5S69 DNA.
TGACGTTCTGCTCTTCGGACAGGGGGTTGGCGATGAACACGCGGCCCGCTTCGGGCAGGTTGAGACGGTCGAGGTCGTCGGACCCGGTGAAGCTGTAGTTGATCGCCTCGTTCAGGCCCACGCCGCGGCCCCACAGCTTGATCCGCTTGTTGAAATCATAAACCGGGGTTCCGGCCACGCCTTCCAGGGACTTGGCCACCTTGGGCAGCACCGCCGGGATGCGGTCCAGGCCGTAGACGCGGCCCACTTCCTCATAGAGGTCCACCTCACGCTCGAGGTCGAGGCGGTGGGACGGGGTGTCCACGGTCCAGTTGTCCGGATTGGAATCGTCCACGGTGCAGCCTTCGAGCTCGAAGACCTTCTTGGCGAAGGCCGGTTCCAGGTCCAGGCCGAGCAGGGACATGCAGCGTTTATGGCGGTAGCCGTGGGTGCGGTCCTGCCAGGGCCGGGGCTCGTTGGAGACCACGCCCTTCAGGACGGTGCCGCCGGAGGTCTCGGCCATGAGCTGGGCGGCGCGGTCGATGCAGAAGCGGTTGAGCTGCTGGTCCACGCCGCGCTCGAAGCGGTAGGACGCCTCGGACGGCAGGGCCAGGCGGCGGGCCGTCTTGCGGATGGTGCCGGGCCGGAACACGGCGGCCTCCAGGAGGACGTTGGTGGAACCGGCGTGCATTTCGGTATTGGAACCGCCCATGACGCCGGCCAGGCCCACGGCGCGCTTGCCGTCGCGGATGAGCAGGTCGTTGGCCGTGAGCGTGCGTTCCACGTCGTCCAGGGTGGTGAACTTCATGCCCTCTTCGGCCAGGGCCACGCGCAGGGTGGCGTCCTCGACCAGGTCGAGGTCGTAGGAGTGCATGGGCTGGCCCAGTTCGAACATGATGTAGTTGGTCACGTCCACGATGTTGGAGATGGGGCGCTGGCCCAAGGCGAGCAGCTTGAAGCGCATCCAGTCCGGGGCCTTGCGGGTCTCCACGCCCTTGATGACGCGGCCGTTGAAAAGCGGGCAGTACTCGGGGTCGTCGATCAGGATCGTGATCTCGTCGGCAGCGTTTCCGCCGCCTTCGACCAGGTTCAGTTCGGGCATGGTCAGGGGCAGGTCGAAGGCCAGAGCGGTCTCACGGGCGAAACCGAGGATGGAAAGACAGTCGGCGCGGTTGGGGGTGATGTCGAAGTCGAAGACCACCCGCTCCAGATTCAGGGCGTCGACCAGCTTGTCGCCGACCTTGAGCGAATCGTCGAGAACCCAGATGCCCTCGTGGTCCTCGGAAAAGCCCAACTCGCGCTCGGAGCAGATCATGCCCATGGACTTGACGCCCCTGAGCTTGGCCTTCTTGATCTTCATGCCATCGGGCATGGTCGTGCCGACCATGGCCACGGGCACTTTCTGGCCCTTGTCCACGTTGGGCGCGCCGCACACGATGGTCAGGGTCTCGGGACCGCCCACGTCCACAGTGCAGACCGACAGGTGGTCCGACTCGGGATGCGGCTCGCGCTCGGCCACAAAACCGACCACGATATCCTTGACGGCCTCGAAGGGATCGGTGATGCCGTCCAGCTCGAGGCCGAGCATGGTCAACTTGTCCCCCAGGACCTGGATGTCCCCCTCATAGGGGACGAATTCACGCAACCAATTCAAGCTAACTAACATGAGTGCCTCCGGCGGCCGGGGAGGGAGAGGGAACCCTTGCAAAGGGCTTCCCTCTCCTTCCCCGGACCTCATCCCTTCTCCCTCCTGAACTTTTTGGTGCGCTTCGCGCAAGTCGGAAGGGAGTGGAAAAGTTGTCTTCGTAAGGGGTGAACTCGGTGGAGTTCAGTATGTCAACGGGGCACGCGGGAAGGCTCGCGCCCTCCCGTGGCGCCACAAAATCTAGGCGAACTGTTCCAGGAAACGGACGTCGTTCTCGAAGAACATGCGCAAGTCGTCGATGCCGTACTTGAGCATGGCCATGCGCTCGACGCCGAGCCCGAAGGCAAAGCCCGTGTAGACCTCGGGGTCGTAGCCCACCGACTTGAACACGTTGGGATCGACCATGCCGCAGCCCAGAATCTCCACCCAGCCGGTGCCCTTGCAGACACGGCAGGTCTTGCCGTCCATCTCGCCCTTGCCGCCGCACACGGCGCAGGAGATGTCCACCTCGGCGCTGGGTTCGGTGAACGGGAAGAAGCTCGGGCGGAAGCGGACCTCGGTCCTGGGACCGAAAACCTTACGCACGAACACGGTCAGGGTTCCGCGCAGGTCGCCCATGGACACGTTTTTGTCGACCAGCAGCCCCTCGATCTGGTGGAACATGGGGGTGTGGGTCAGGTCCGAGTCGCGGCGGTAGACCTTGCCCGGCGCGATGATCGCCACCGGCGGCTTCTGCTTGAGCATGGTCCGGATCTGCATGCCGGAGGTATGGGTCCGCAGAACGATGTTGTCCGACATGTACAGGGTGTCCTGCATGTCCCGGGCCGGGTGGTCCGGGGGCATGTTCAGGGCCTCGAAGTTATGCCAGTCGTTCTCGACCTCGGGTCCGGCGGCGTGCTCGAAGCCGAGTCCGACCAGAACAGAGGCGATTTCGTCCATGACCAGGGTCACGGGGTGCAGGGAACCGGCCCACGGCTTGCGGCCCGGCATGGAGGGATCAAAGCGCGACAGGGCCTGCCCCGCCTCGGCGGCGTGCAGCGCGGCCTCCCAACCGTCGATCAGGCCGGTGATGGCCTGCTTGACCTCGTTGGCCTTCTTGCCCGCGGCGGGCTTGTCGGCGTTGTCGAGCTTGCCGAGCCTGCCCATGATCTGGGCGAGCTTGCCCTTCCGGCCCAGGAACTCGATGCGGAGTTCCTCCAGTTCCTTTAACGAACAAGCCTGGCCCTTGCGCGATGCGCAATCCTGGGCCAGGCTGTCGAGTCCTTCCAGGAAGGACTTCAATTCACTACTCACGATCTAGCTCACTTTGGCCTTGGCTGCCTCTGCGATCTTGGCGAACACCTGCGGGTCGCGCACTGCCATATCCGCCAGAACCTTGCGGTTCAGCTCGATGCCGGCCTTCTTCAGGCCGTCCATCAGACGGCTGTAGGACATGCCGTTGATGCGGGCGGCGGCGTTGATGCGCATGAT
It encodes the following:
- the pheT gene encoding phenylalanine--tRNA ligase subunit beta; amino-acid sequence: MLVSLNWLREFVPYEGDIQVLGDKLTMLGLELDGITDPFEAVKDIVVGFVAEREPHPESDHLSVCTVDVGGPETLTIVCGAPNVDKGQKVPVAMVGTTMPDGMKIKKAKLRGVKSMGMICSERELGFSEDHEGIWVLDDSLKVGDKLVDALNLERVVFDFDITPNRADCLSILGFARETALAFDLPLTMPELNLVEGGGNAADEITILIDDPEYCPLFNGRVIKGVETRKAPDWMRFKLLALGQRPISNIVDVTNYIMFELGQPMHSYDLDLVEDATLRVALAEEGMKFTTLDDVERTLTANDLLIRDGKRAVGLAGVMGGSNTEMHAGSTNVLLEAAVFRPGTIRKTARRLALPSEASYRFERGVDQQLNRFCIDRAAQLMAETSGGTVLKGVVSNEPRPWQDRTHGYRHKRCMSLLGLDLEPAFAKKVFELEGCTVDDSNPDNWTVDTPSHRLDLEREVDLYEEVGRVYGLDRIPAVLPKVAKSLEGVAGTPVYDFNKRIKLWGRGVGLNEAINYSFTGSDDLDRLNLPEAGRVFIANPLSEEQNVMRTELAPGLLNTLKNNLAKGNNHIRLFEVAKQFVFDETSETETREQTRLGLLLYGPRHAEEWPWAHGDVDYLDIKGHVEHLLTDTLKLEEPVFTVAEGEHPYLTPCVQVSVSGEAVGVIGRIREEMADYYHARKDVWLGDFNLDGLRDMVDAHKIDFRPLPVFPPSRRDVTVIGPVTLHADAIRETILSAGVDILESVELVAEFVPEGQEEERNLSFRLTYRSPTKTLKDKQVDKEHKKILDGLEKNLPIRF
- the pheS gene encoding phenylalanine--tRNA ligase subunit alpha: MSSELKSFLEGLDSLAQDCASRKGQACSLKELEELRIEFLGRKGKLAQIMGRLGKLDNADKPAAGKKANEVKQAITGLIDGWEAALHAAEAGQALSRFDPSMPGRKPWAGSLHPVTLVMDEIASVLVGLGFEHAAGPEVENDWHNFEALNMPPDHPARDMQDTLYMSDNIVLRTHTSGMQIRTMLKQKPPVAIIAPGKVYRRDSDLTHTPMFHQIEGLLVDKNVSMGDLRGTLTVFVRKVFGPRTEVRFRPSFFPFTEPSAEVDISCAVCGGKGEMDGKTCRVCKGTGWVEILGCGMVDPNVFKSVGYDPEVYTGFAFGLGVERMAMLKYGIDDLRMFFENDVRFLEQFA